The sequence CGTCATTGTCGTTTCCGGGTTCAATTACAAATTTTATATTAACTGGAGAACCTGATTCTAAAATAAATTTATTTAAGAAAATGATTCCGTCATTCACATGTCTGCTTTTTGCCGTTTCTTTAAAAACAGGTAAACCATTAATATAAACTTGTGGTGATACTTGAAAATAATCCAGATTTAAATAATATTCACTTCCGTTTGAAATCGATTCTAAATCCGAAGAAATTTTAGCTAATTTATTATCGGTGACATTTTTATATCTTAGTGTCATTTTAGAAGTAGTTTCATCTGATATTTTTTCATCTTTATCGACATCAACCTCGAAATTTAATGACATTTCGTTGGTTTTTACACGATAAATTATGTCCCAATAACTGGTGTCGATATCCAAACTATTATTGTACTTTTTGGTAAGATAATTAACGATTTGTAGTGTTGCATTTTTTTGTTCCTTGGTAATTGCAAACGAAATTTCATTTTCATACATCACAATTTCAGTTATTGGAATGCCGTTCCAAAGTCCTTTTTTATAGGTTTTGTAATAACCGTAAGCAAAGTCAGATTCGTTTGTTTTATCGTTGAAAAACGTTTTTACTTTTTCGTACGAATCGTATTTTCCAAAATCAATTTCTTTTTGTGCAAACATGAAAATGGGCAATAAAAAAAAACAAAAAGACAAGATTGATACATTTGATTTTAATGTTTTCATAAGTGTTGGTTTTGATTTTAACGAGGTATTAATTGCTGATTTACCATTAATATTGATTTAGTTTCAAGTTTTTTTTTAGTTAGTTATGCTTTAAAATAATAACGACAATCTTCTACATACTAAAACGAGTATTTAAATGAGATGTACATTTAAGATTTTGTATGTTAAATAAATATAGTGAAATATATTGAATTTGTGATAATCAATATCTGAGTTGTCATCTGTCTATTATTGCTTTTTTTATAAAACGCATAATTTGAAAATAAGGTAATCGTAAATGTTTTTTTTAAATTTAAAGTTGTAATTTACAAATGTGTAGAAGTATAAACCGACTGATGTAAATGCTAAAATGTAATAAGTTCAAAATGAAAGTTGTTTTTTTATAAACTATATAAACTTTTGTATTTGAAACTAATAACCAATCTAAAAATGAAAACATTAAATTTAATAATTCTATTAATTCTTTTTACTATAAACGCTTATGCGCAGAATGAAACAATTCACTTACAAGGAATGTTAAGTTCTCAAAATAGTTCTGTAGATACATTGTATTTTAAATCTGGTATTCCACAAGTTTTTTTAATTCAAATTCCAGGAATGCATAATAATTATTTATCAAATGAAGATAATGTCGAAAAGAAAAGACTTGAAAATCATTTGAATGTTAAAGAATTTAAATTAAATCACATTGTAAATCCATCGTATATTCAATTAGAAAACGGAGAAATTATAGATCTTAGTAGTTCATATGATCCTTATCGTGCTATTGTTTTCTGGAATGGAAAAAAAGATTCTAAACTTAAAAAGTTAGAAACAAATAGAAATTCAACCCAATTTGTTACAGAAGAATTAAATCGAGACAAATTGATAACCTATTTGAATAAAATAGGCATAATAAAAAATGAAAATAATCAACTTAACGATATGAACAATTTTACAGAAAAATCAAAACAATTGATGGATGTTTTTTTAGAGCAATACACACAACCAAATGTATTTAAAACCCAAAATACTTTATTCTATCAACAAGATCAAAAAAATGTTCATACAATAATAATGTATGAAGACAATTCAAAAGAACCAAAATTCAAAAGTCAAGAAATTGTACTTAATAAACTTGGAAAACCTGTAAAAATAAATGAATTTGATAGAAACGGCTTATTCGAAATCACAGAATTTGAGTATGAAAACGATATCTTGAAAAATATAATAAAAAATGGTAATTCAACACAAATTCAATTTAACGACAATCAACTTTTTTATACAGTAGATTATATTCAAAAAGATGTAACTCACATAGTTACTTTAGAAAATGGTTATTTGCTAGAAAAACGTTTTTTTGTTGAGCAAGGAAAAAAAATTGAAGAATACGATTATATGTACGAAGATCGATATGAAAAAGGTTGTATTAATAATTATTTGAATGGAGTTTTAAAAACTTCAAGTTGTGTCAAAAATGAAACAGAACCTAACGAAATATTTGCGTTTACATCTTATAATGATAGATTAGATGAAATTCAAAAAATCAGATTTAAAATGGTTAAAAAAGAAAATCGTGAAATGATTATCACTATTTCAGATAATTCAAACGAAGTTGTAGCTGATTATAATTTTAAATTTAATGACAATAATTTAGTTGAGACCTTTGTTTACGATAAGCGAAAAAGGGTTGTCAAGTGTTATTTTGAATACACTTATTACTAACGATTTAGATTAATAGTATTCTAATACTTTTAATAATTAGTAACTTTAAAAACAAATTTGAATTATGGAAGGATTTAAACTCGTAGGTAAAAAATTAATGATGCAAACTTGTAATAAAAACGGACAAGCTGCAATAGATTGTGGTTCGCTTTGGCAAGCCTTTATGGAAGATGAAATCATAAAAAAAATACCAAATAAAATCTCCAATGAAATTGTTGCTGTTTACTACGATTATGAAAGCGACGAACATGGAATGTATTCTTTTTTTATAGGTTGTAAAGTTGCGTCCGAAACACTAAAACCTGAAGATTTAGACGAATTGACAATCCCAGTACAAAAGTACCAATTAGAAACTGCAAAAGGTCAAATGCCCGATTGCGTTGCAAACGCTTGGAGAAAAATTTGGAGTACAAAAATCAATCGTCAATATGGATTTGATTTTGAAATATACGACCAAAGAAGTCACGATTGGGCAAATGCTGAAATTGATATTTATCTATCTTTAACAAATTGATAATTATAATAGATATTGAGCAACTAACTTTATTTTCAGTCATTTAATTTTAATGTCGATTTTATTTTTTTTGAATCAAGTTCAATTTGTAATTCTTGGATGTATTCTATAAAAACTACTTTTGGTGTAGAAAAAATAGTCACTTCAGGTGAATACATATAATTTCTAGACGTTTTTCCATTTTTGGTTTTTATTTTAAAAACGGCATTGGTATATCTATGAGTAATATTACTTTCATTTACTTTAAAAGTAATTTCTTCGATGTCTGTGATTTTGTATTTGGTAAACAACAATGTATTTATTATCAGATAACCATCTTCAAAGAAATATGGTTTAAGAACTTTGTTGCGAAATACAATCAAAATTACAATCAGAATAAATAAAGCAAAACCTAAAATGTAATAAACAGAATTGTAATTATTATTAAACGAAGATTTAGTTTTAGCTTCCGCAATATTTACGCTATCAGGAAGAAAAATTTGATTTGAATGCATTAAATCTAAAACAGCTTGATAATTAATGTCTTCGTTTTTTACAAAATTTAAAACATCTTGACTACTATTAAATTGAAAAATAGGTCCACCGATTAATTGTCCTCGACCTAAATTATCAAAATAATAATATGCATTTTTTGCTTTCCAAATACTACCAGAATTATTGATATTGGCTACCTCAACTAAATCGTTTGCATTAAGATTTTCAACTAAATTTAGATGTGTACTTCTACTATTAAGGCCAGTTCCGCGACCCCAATTTTCTGAACCGATTAGATAATAAACGTTGTTACCTGAAATAATTATATCACCATAAAGCTGTTTAAAATCGTTATTCGGAAAAGGATTATCACTTATTTTTTCTACTTTTTTATTGTATTCGTTATAAAAATAAATTCCGTTTTTTGAAGCAAATAAAACCTGATAAGCATGCTTTAGATTGCTACTAAGTAATTTATACGGAGCGTTTTCTGTTGGAAATAAAACACCATCAGCAACAATATTTCCATTTTTAGCATCGATTAAATAATCATTTCGAGACGGAACATCTCCTTCGATATATAATTCATAAATCGAAGAATTATAATCAATATCTAAAAGCTTATTTTCATAATAAAGATGTTTATTATCAGTAAAATAAGAAGTGCTTTCACGTCGATTATTTTCATAATTGTTATAAATAGGTTTTATAGTTTTCGGATTCGCTTCAGGCATTTCAAGACCTTTAAAATAAACCTTATCAGAAGAAGCTGTTAATCCATTTCCATTTATGCTTTGGTAATTTACATTGTCAGGAAGTTTTACTGAAGGATACCAATAAGTTTGAGGTTTACTACCTAAATTAAGATTGTAAAAAGTTTGTTGAAAAATTTCTTCAAACGTATTTAATGATTGATTTTGTTCACTATTTCTCGAACTGTAATAGGTTACAATTCCATCGGTATAATAATTATTAGCTAAAACTCTCAAATTTTGAGGATTTAAATCTTCTAAAATCACATTACCAGCATATACATTTTTTTCATCTTTACCGATATGTCCGTTCTGAAAACTAGGATTATTTAAAGTTTGAAATGTATTTACAGAAGCATCTTCAACTTTATAATAACCGTTACTTGGTGTTAATGCATAAATTTGGTTATCGTAAATTTGAAAAATACTTTCATTTATATCAATTCCATTTCTATCAATTTCAGAATAATTATTATTCTTAGTAAAGATACCAAAAATGAATAACGTCAGAAAAATTAACGGTGCAAGAATGACGGTATAAAGTAAATATCTATATTTATATAATGTCATTTTTATCTTTTTTTAGTCAATTGTATGTAAAAGCTGTTGCGACTACCAGCCGCCACCGCCACCGCTACCGCCGCCAGATGAACCTCCACCTGACGAACCACTGCTCGAACTTCCGCCTCCAAAACTTCCGCCCGAACTCGAACTTTGTGAAGGTTCTCTTGACGATGAAGTAAACGAATCGGTTAAACTTGTTGCGATTGAAGAACCAAAATAAGCAGCATTAAAACTACTGCCACTGTACCAAGTTGGTTCATAACTTAATGCTGATTCTAAAATTAATTGGTTGAATTTATCTCCCCAAATTTTATCAACTTCAAACATAATAGCGTAAGGCAAGTATTTTTCAAAAATTTCTGGAGTTAATTTCGGAGCATTGAAAAACTTTAATTGTTCGTTTTCTGCTGCTGCCATATACATTTTAAAACCTTCTATTTCTGCTTGAATTCTCAATTTTTCTACAGTAGGTTTTTTAATTAGTTTACGCATAATAAGTAAACCAATTCCGCCAATAAAGAAGAAAGCATAACAAGATTTTAAAGCAATTGTGTTTTCACTGTTAAAAAAAGAAAAGATTAATGTGAAAATTGTTGCTATTGCTTGAAAGAAAATCATCAGTCCGAAAAAAACTTTTAAACAACCAACCATAACTGACTTAGCTTGATTTCTGGTAGCGTAGAAAAATACAACCGGTAAAATTATACTAGCAACTAAAAATTGTGTTAAGTCTGTGATTTGCGAATTTTCGTTTAGAAAATTAGAAATGATGAAGCTAACTAAGAATGCAATAAAATATAATAATGCAGGTTTGGTTAATAACTTGGCATTATTTCCTTCTTTTAAAAGAGGTTCATATTCGTTTTTAATTGCAATTTCATAACCAGATAAAGCTCTTTTTATACTTGGGTCGTAATCTCCATCAATATCGATGGTGTTTTTTTTCTTGAAAAGTTCACGCATCAACGATTTTTCTTCCTCTTTTAAAAAAGATGAATTTTTGTCTCTTAATTTTGTTAATCTAAAACTTTGTGATGAGGATAACCCAAAGAATTTTTTGGTTTTTATTTCTTCGATTAATATAAATTTATGAACAGCCAAATAAGTTAATGTAGCTGTAATTGATTTTTTCTTTATTTTTTCAAAATGATAAAAACCTAAAGCCGCAGGAGATAAATTATCTGGCGGACTAAATTGCGGATGAACTGTTGGTTTTTCAGGGTCGATTCCGTGTGTTTTCCAAAGGTTATAACAAACATAACTTAAATAAATAAACACAATAATTAACAATGCAGTTATTCCATAAACTTCTAGAAAACCTGGTGGTGGTGGAGGTTGAACAATTCCTTTTTTAAATCCGACAGCGACGGTTAAACCTTCACTTGAATTTAAATTTTGTGCGTGCCAAACCATTGTAGTATTATCAATTTTTTGACTGCTGCAATTCTGTTCATTACTTCCAAAACTTCCAGTATAACAAGCGTTTTGAATAATATCTGCACCATTTGGTAAGTGCACAGTTACTTCTACATTATCAATCGAAAAGTCCCATTCGGTTCCCGTAGCATTCCAATACAATTCGTCATAATCTGTAAAGAAACCGATTTGTTTTTTTACGCTGTATTTAATTTCATAAGTATAAATACCAGGGTCTAGAATTACATCTTCTTTTCCGATGTAAATCTTTAACCATTCATCACTTTTTTCGGTAAGATAACCATCTTTTACACCATCTCTTTTTATCGAAATAATGTTGTGCTTAACAGGAAAAGTTTGGTTATTAAGATTTCGTTTAATTGGTAAAGTTCGGTAAATACCACGACTGATGTTATTTCCTTTACTATTAACTTTTATGGTTTCTGTAACTTCTAAACTTGAATCTGTATTTACAATTACGTCAACTTGATATGCAAGAATTTTTTCGTAATCGTAATAATTATCATTTTTTTCAAAATACAAATCAGAGTCTTCTGTTGTAGTTTCTTCAGATTTCACTTGAATTACGTTATCTACATTTTCTCTATTTTGTCCAAAAGAAATGAAGGATAAAATGAATATTAAAAAACAAAGTAGTTTTTTCATTGATTAAAATTTTACTTGTGGTGTGGTTTTTTCTTCTTGATTTTCGATTTCGAAGAATTTTGATTTTTGAAATCCGTACATATTAGCAATCATATTATTCGGAAATATTTCAATTTTAATGTTGTATTCTCGAACAGTTCCGTTATAATATCGTCTTGATTTTTCGATGTCTGTTTCGATGTCTGTTAAATCAGATTGAAGTTGTTGAAAATTTGTATTTGCTTTTAAATCCGGATAATTTTCAGAAAGTGCAAACAAATTCATCATCGCATGATTTAAAGTTTGTTCTGCAATTTGTTTGTGTTCTACATCTTTTGTATTAACAGCTTGATTTCTAGCTTCGATAACATTTTGCAGTGTTTCTTTTTCATGCGTTGCATATCCTTTAACTGTTTCGACTAAATTCGGAATCAAATCGTAACGTTTTTTTAGCATCACATCAATCACACTCCAAGCTTCTTCAACTAAATTTCTATTTTTTATTAATGCGTTATAAATTGAAATTGCATATAAAATTAGTATTGCCAACGGTATAAATAAGTATAATAATACAGCCATAATTTTAAAATTGTGAGTTTTGTTATTTGTTTCTTTTTATTTGTGTTAATTTTTTATGTAAATATACTTAATTATAATAAAATGTTTATTTAGTATTGCTTTATTTGTTAAAGCTATGTTCGAAATAATTTACGTATTTATAGTTGATTTAGAATTAAATGTCTATTTTTATTTCTTAAAAAATAAAATCACTTATGAATTTACATCAAATAAGAGTTAAAGAAGTTTATAGCTTTTTAGACAATAAAGACATTCTTTTGGGATTTCGAAAGCTGTTAGATTGTGCTATGGATACGCAAAATATGTCGATTTATCAAGAAGCAATTAATCTTACAGATTGGAAAGAAAATAATCCGAATGAAATTGATGAATTAATCGTACGTTCAAAAAAAGTTTTAGAAAAAATCAATCAAATTGAAGTTGTTGAAACTTCGCGAGAAATATCTGTTCTTGAAGCTCAAGATATTTGTAAAACCTACGGATTTTCTAAATTCGCTTTAGGACCAGTTTCTGTTCAAATTAAAAAAGGACAAGTTTATGGATTGGTTGGCGAAAACGGAAACGGAAAAACAACTTTACTACGAATTTTAGCTAAAGAAATTTCATTTAATCAAGGCAATTTAAAATTCAGTTTTAGTGCAGAAGCTAAAAGCGATTACGATTTACGAACACGTTTGATTTATATTCCACAACGAACTGAACGTTGGTACGGAAGTTTAAAAGATAATTTAAAATTTGTTTTAGCAAATTATGGCGAAAAACCATCAGAAATTGAAACACGCGTTTTAATGATGATTGCTCGTTTAGGACTTTGGAAATACAAACATTTGCAATGGAACGAATTATCTTCAGGTTACAAAATGCGTTTTGAATTGGCTCGAACTTTACTACGAAAACCCGAAATTTTATTGTTAGATGAACCTTTGGCGAATTTAGATGTTCTTGCGCAACAAGTTATTCTCGAAGATTTAAAGGCAATTTCCAATTCGGTTAACAACCCGATTGCTTTGATATTAAGTTCGCAACAATTATATGAAGTCGAAAAGATGTCTGATAAAGTTATCTTTTTGAAGAATGGTCGTTATAAAGATAATTTAGAAGAAGAAGTTCAACTACAAAATGATTTAATTATTGAAATCGATAGTTCCGTTTCGCGTGAAATTCTTCAAGAAGTATTTGCAGAAGTTGGTTTACTAAAAATGGTTTACAATGGCGGAATTTACGTTGTGTATTTTAGCAATGAAGTTCAATTTAGTGATGTGCTGTTTTTGTTAGGAAAAGCTAAAGTTCCGTTGACATACATCCGTAATATTTCTGCTTCGACACGTCGATTCTTTATGAACTAATTAAAGCACTTAATCATGAATATTTTTTCAAAAATTAATCAAAACTTATTAGAACGTTATCCATCAATTTGGAACACAAAAATTGTTTGGATTTTATCAATAGCATTTTGCGTTCATCTTTTATTTTTCGTAATTGGATTGTTATCTCATTCAAATCCAACAAGTTTGCAGAATTATTATGTGCTTGACGATTATTTCAATAATGGTTTGGTTTTGGCCAATATTGTAATTTCTATTTTATTACTCGTTGGATGGCTGGTTTATATGTTTAAGAACAATTCATTTAAGAATTTTTATCCAACATCAAGCTTGCATTTATTTGGGCAATTTTTTCAATATTTTATAATTGTTTTATTTAGTACGACATTTTATTATTCATATATGTTTGGTTTTCAGACTTATGTTAATGTAAAATATGACGATGCTAAAATGATTAAGCAAATTGATTTAGTAAATAAAGTTTATCCATTTCTTACTTTTGAACCAAGTACCTATTTAGTTACCAATAAGCAATATCCAGAAGCTTTTTCAGAATTATATTGCGAAACGGATCCTAACAAAATTGATACTTCAAAAAAATATTATACCTATTATAATTCCTTTTATCAGTTTTATGATTTGTATTCAATAACTGTAACAGAGCGCGATAGTTTAAATAGATTTATTTATCCAAAACGAGAAGAGTTAAATGCAATACCGCTAGCATATACAAACGAACAAGAAAAAAAATGTATTTTTTATTTTAAGAAGAATGTTGCAGATGTTTCTGAGTTTATAAAAAATGCAAATATGAATTACGGGAACTTTTCAGATGTATTATATATTTTTGGTTCAGGTAAAGGAACAAGTTACGGACATAGTAATTATTACGATTATCCAGAAGCTGAAAAAGAAGTTGATAAATCAATTGGAATTCAACAAAACAAACAAATTGTTGAACTTCTGAAACGCAACAATAAGCAAGAATTTAAAAAATTATTTAGCGAATTTTTAGCACTTTCAGATGAATACCAAATCAAGCATAATTTAACCGATGAGGTTTGGTTAAAATTAGTTTTCGAATCTCCAAATTTCGATGTTCAAAAATTCATTCTAAAAAATAAACCAATAGTAAATGGTAACTACGATTATCCAACTTATTATGAAGATGAATATGGCGAAGTAGCTGTTGCAGTAGCAGATGTTTCTTATGGAGAAGGTAACACAGCTGAAGACCCTTTGGTTACCGAAAGACGAGAATTTATTAGAAAGGCAACAACTAAAAATTATTATGAAATTGAAAATTTGAAGTCGCTTTTAGCCAATGTTGATGAAGTAAAAGATAGTAATTTTTTCATGGAATCTATTGCTATATTTTTATGGATTTCATTCGCATTTAGCACTTTAATCTTTAGTTTCAGAGTAACAAATTTGCGAGCATTGCTTTTTGGTATTATTTCGGCTGGAGTTGTTAGTTTAGTTTCTTCTATCATTTTTGTTGGAATCGCGTTCTTTTTACAAGAAAAAATTATTTTCTTAGTAAGTTATTATGGACTTTTAATAAGTTCATTAATTATATTTATTCCGGTTTTTGCGCCTAATTTTGGCTCTAAACTTTTCCGTTCAATTTTGATTAATATTAGCGTAAATGGATTTGTTTTCTATGTGTTTTTAATTTTAGGAATTATAAGTTTTCATCAAGAAGAAGCCTGTGATAAGCTGAATCGAATAAATCATAATTATATTCCGTGCGATACTATTTTAGAAACATTAGATATTCAAGGAACCAGTTTGGTTATGTTGATTTCAGGTTTTATTTTCATTTTCTTATATTCAAGTGTAATTAAAAAATGGAAAGCTTCACCAGAATAAATCTATAAAAGCAAAAATGCCTTCAAATTCTGAAGGCATTTTTTATTCAACTGTTTTCCACCAATAATCAAATTTTTGATTTGGATTATTTAAATCAATTAAACTTCCAATTTTTGGAGTAATAATCGGAACCACAAAAGCAGCATCGTTTAAAGTTGTAATTTTTTCTAATGGTTCTTTCCAAGCATGATTAGCCAATTTAAATTTTGCCGAATGTACCGGAAACAAACGTTTAGCTTGTAAATCTTTTGATGCTTTTAAAACTTCATCGGGTTGCATGTGAATGTATTTCCATTTGTAATCGTACTGACCGTTTTCCAAAATAACCAAATCAAACGGACCGTATTTTTCTCCAATTTCTTTAAAGTGAAAATCGTAACCGCTATCGCCACCCAAATACAAATTAAAATTTTTAGTTTTTAAAACATAAGACGTCCAAAGCGATTGATTTCTTTTAAATCCACGACCAGAAAAATGACGTGCTGGTGTAAACATAATTAAAGTTTCTGCATCGATTTCGTAGTTTTCATACCAATCTTTTTCAATGATTTTTGATGCATCAAATCCCCAAAATTCAAAATGTTCACCAACACCTAACGGACAAACTATTTGTTTTACTTTCGATTTGATATTTTTGATTGTTGTATAATCTAAATGGTCGTAATGATCGTGTGTAATCAATAAAAAATCAATTTCGGGTAAATCTTCAAAAGTATAATTTGTAGCTCCTTTAAATGCATTATTTGTTCCGTAAATCGGAGACGCATTTTCGGTTAAAACGGGGTCGATTAAATATTTTTTACCATCAATCTGCATAAAATAAGACGAATGTCCAAACCAAACGATAAAATTTTCAGTAGTATCTCTGTCGATAAGATTTGTTTTTTCTGATGGAATGGAATCTAATGGAATCGCATGTTCTGCTTTATTAAAAAGCATATCTTTAAAAATATCTGTGTACGAAACACCTTCTGTTAAATCTGGAGTTTCAGATAAATTTTGAAATTTACCATCGCTATAATTTTCAGAATTTTCAACTTTTTTAAGTCGATCTCTACTTGGCGTTTTTCCAAACAGCGGATGTTGTAAGAATACAACTGTTCCAATTGTTAACCCAACAATTAGAAATAAAAATATATAAAGCAT comes from Flavobacterium sp. I3-2 and encodes:
- a CDS encoding MBL fold metallo-hydrolase, which gives rise to MKQKTRKRIRKMLYIFLFLIVGLTIGTVVFLQHPLFGKTPSRDRLKKVENSENYSDGKFQNLSETPDLTEGVSYTDIFKDMLFNKAEHAIPLDSIPSEKTNLIDRDTTENFIVWFGHSSYFMQIDGKKYLIDPVLTENASPIYGTNNAFKGATNYTFEDLPEIDFLLITHDHYDHLDYTTIKNIKSKVKQIVCPLGVGEHFEFWGFDASKIIEKDWYENYEIDAETLIMFTPARHFSGRGFKRNQSLWTSYVLKTKNFNLYLGGDSGYDFHFKEIGEKYGPFDLVILENGQYDYKWKYIHMQPDEVLKASKDLQAKRLFPVHSAKFKLANHAWKEPLEKITTLNDAAFVVPIITPKIGSLIDLNNPNQKFDYWWKTVE
- a CDS encoding ATP-binding cassette domain-containing protein: MNLHQIRVKEVYSFLDNKDILLGFRKLLDCAMDTQNMSIYQEAINLTDWKENNPNEIDELIVRSKKVLEKINQIEVVETSREISVLEAQDICKTYGFSKFALGPVSVQIKKGQVYGLVGENGNGKTTLLRILAKEISFNQGNLKFSFSAEAKSDYDLRTRLIYIPQRTERWYGSLKDNLKFVLANYGEKPSEIETRVLMMIARLGLWKYKHLQWNELSSGYKMRFELARTLLRKPEILLLDEPLANLDVLAQQVILEDLKAISNSVNNPIALILSSQQLYEVEKMSDKVIFLKNGRYKDNLEEEVQLQNDLIIEIDSSVSREILQEVFAEVGLLKMVYNGGIYVVYFSNEVQFSDVLFLLGKAKVPLTYIRNISASTRRFFMN
- a CDS encoding LemA family protein — its product is MAVLLYLFIPLAILILYAISIYNALIKNRNLVEEAWSVIDVMLKKRYDLIPNLVETVKGYATHEKETLQNVIEARNQAVNTKDVEHKQIAEQTLNHAMMNLFALSENYPDLKANTNFQQLQSDLTDIETDIEKSRRYYNGTVREYNIKIEIFPNNMIANMYGFQKSKFFEIENQEEKTTPQVKF
- a CDS encoding DKNYY domain-containing protein yields the protein MTLYKYRYLLYTVILAPLIFLTLFIFGIFTKNNNYSEIDRNGIDINESIFQIYDNQIYALTPSNGYYKVEDASVNTFQTLNNPSFQNGHIGKDEKNVYAGNVILEDLNPQNLRVLANNYYTDGIVTYYSSRNSEQNQSLNTFEEIFQQTFYNLNLGSKPQTYWYPSVKLPDNVNYQSINGNGLTASSDKVYFKGLEMPEANPKTIKPIYNNYENNRRESTSYFTDNKHLYYENKLLDIDYNSSIYELYIEGDVPSRNDYLIDAKNGNIVADGVLFPTENAPYKLLSSNLKHAYQVLFASKNGIYFYNEYNKKVEKISDNPFPNNDFKQLYGDIIISGNNVYYLIGSENWGRGTGLNSRSTHLNLVENLNANDLVEVANINNSGSIWKAKNAYYYFDNLGRGQLIGGPIFQFNSSQDVLNFVKNEDINYQAVLDLMHSNQIFLPDSVNIAEAKTKSSFNNNYNSVYYILGFALFILIVILIVFRNKVLKPYFFEDGYLIINTLLFTKYKITDIEEITFKVNESNITHRYTNAVFKIKTKNGKTSRNYMYSPEVTIFSTPKVVFIEYIQELQIELDSKKIKSTLKLND
- a CDS encoding GyrI-like domain-containing protein; this translates as MEGFKLVGKKLMMQTCNKNGQAAIDCGSLWQAFMEDEIIKKIPNKISNEIVAVYYDYESDEHGMYSFFIGCKVASETLKPEDLDELTIPVQKYQLETAKGQMPDCVANAWRKIWSTKINRQYGFDFEIYDQRSHDWANAEIDIYLSLTN
- a CDS encoding DUF2207 domain-containing protein; translation: MKKLLCFLIFILSFISFGQNRENVDNVIQVKSEETTTEDSDLYFEKNDNYYDYEKILAYQVDVIVNTDSSLEVTETIKVNSKGNNISRGIYRTLPIKRNLNNQTFPVKHNIISIKRDGVKDGYLTEKSDEWLKIYIGKEDVILDPGIYTYEIKYSVKKQIGFFTDYDELYWNATGTEWDFSIDNVEVTVHLPNGADIIQNACYTGSFGSNEQNCSSQKIDNTTMVWHAQNLNSSEGLTVAVGFKKGIVQPPPPPGFLEVYGITALLIIVFIYLSYVCYNLWKTHGIDPEKPTVHPQFSPPDNLSPAALGFYHFEKIKKKSITATLTYLAVHKFILIEEIKTKKFFGLSSSQSFRLTKLRDKNSSFLKEEEKSLMRELFKKKNTIDIDGDYDPSIKRALSGYEIAIKNEYEPLLKEGNNAKLLTKPALLYFIAFLVSFIISNFLNENSQITDLTQFLVASIILPVVFFYATRNQAKSVMVGCLKVFFGLMIFFQAIATIFTLIFSFFNSENTIALKSCYAFFFIGGIGLLIMRKLIKKPTVEKLRIQAEIEGFKMYMAAAENEQLKFFNAPKLTPEIFEKYLPYAIMFEVDKIWGDKFNQLILESALSYEPTWYSGSSFNAAYFGSSIATSLTDSFTSSSREPSQSSSSGGSFGGGSSSSGSSGGGSSGGGSGGGGGW